Part of the Quercus robur chromosome 5, dhQueRobu3.1, whole genome shotgun sequence genome, tagaaaaagttttttttttttttttttagaaacttataGAAAAAGTTGTGATAGGTTTTATTTCAGGTGAACTGTTATAGAAAAAATTGTGACAGGTTTTATTTCAGCTGAATGTATTCTCAATTATAAACTCTTatagaaaaagtttttttttttttttttttttttagaaaattatagaaaaagttGTGACAGGTATATTATAGAAAAAATTGTGACAGGTTTTATTTCAGGTGAACTGTTATAGAAAAAATTATGACAAGTTTTATTTCAACTGAATGTATTCTCAATTATAAACTCTTatagaaaaagtttttttttttttttttttttttttgagaaacttataGAAAAAGTTGTGACAGGTATATTATAGAAAAAATTGTGATAGGTTTTATTTTAGGTGATTTGgaacttttatagaaaaaattgtgacagattttattttaggtgAATGTATTCTCAATTCCActctcttttataaaaaaaaaaaaaaaattgtgatagattttatttcaaatgaatATATTCTCAAGTTTCATTTTTGCAGAAaacttcaaaattaaaaaataaataaatatataaaaaaaccgccaaaaaaataaaaacctgtGCAAGCATATGTGCAGAAaacttcaaaattaaaaaaataaataaataaaaaaaccgccaaaaaaaaaaaaaaaacctgtgcAAGcatggaggttttttttttttttttttttcatttttgctgAAGGAGTTTGACCAATTTTAAAGGCAAtaggtgcattttttttttatttttttaactttaatatattgctaGAATTTGGGCAACATCAATCCAGGACATGCTatttgcttcatttcaagtaaCCTATGTATGCCATTGGCTTATGGAATTCATCTCAATTTGCTATTCACTGTAGATGGTAGTGAGAGTTGGTTGAAGTCACTCACTGTTCAGTCCTTTCCCTGATGCATCTTTATAGATCATTGTATCACTTAGGATCCAACTTGTAAGATATTTGGTTGAATTGGAGAAAACAGAACTCATCAACAATCAAAAGCACAACTACAACGAATTCTAAATGGGTGCCACTTTTTATAAGACACGAATTTTGCATATATTACATATTATAGCTTTTAAGTTTGATATAGCAATTGTATAACCATCTTCAAAATATGGTATCTAGCACATATGGACATAAccttgaaattgattttttgatAGGAAAAGGACTAAGTAGCTTCATCTTAAAACAATACTATAGACCAAcagaagcaaaaacaaaaaggaaaagattctCAGACACATTTACGGCTCCATCAAAAGCATGTGATAAGAAGCTTCCAGTATTTAGTTCCAAAGGTGGTCCACTTCTGTCAATTTCTTCgttttctttctccaaaaaagcATCTCCATCTTCAATTCCATCCACATTTATCCCTAGTGAGCGCTTCGCTTCTTCAACCATTTCTCCTGCTTCTAATATTTGCCTTTGACATTCTGCAACCTTAGTGTACAACATTGAACACCATTAGCAACAAGAAGCATCTCAATAACTCAAATCAAGGAATCAAACAAAGAGCTGTCAAAGAAAGTAGGTAGTTTGTTAGATTGAAGTTTGCCACATTCCCTACACCTACTTACGGTGCAAGAAGGGATAAATCCCCATGAAACGAAATGTGTGTGTTTATGATGATAGACCAAGATCATATTGTTTCAAAACCATCTACTTACATCTTTTGCAGAAGAAATTTCAAAACTGTACCATCTTCACctcacaacaattttaactaCAAAGACAAACTAAAATGAGTTTGGGCTCCATTTCTGGTTTTCTAATTGGTGGAAACACATTTTAAGCCTCACCTGCTGCAAAGTTCATCTATAGAAGACAAAGCTAATTTGTTTGCTTCCAAAATAGCAAGCTAGCAAGACTTCCCAAGTAGCATCAAGCATAGATGAACAAAcactaaataaaattttgttgtggaTACCAATGACTAATAAGTGCCCTTAATCTCCagcaaacaaatacaaaagctCCAGCAACCCCACATACACACATGCATATACATACAAAAAAATACTCCAGCAACCCAACATAAacttcaaaaaccaaaatttaccCAGTTCAAACCACAACAAAAGAAATCAGAAAAAGCACAATATCAATCTTATAAGAACAATACAGCTGTAGCAACCCAACAAAAACCCACTTGTGAAAATACTGACTgcatacataatttttttataatattttaccaTTTGTTGATAATTGCAATGATTTACTGTGAGTAAAccagtttaaatttttttttaaatatatggtaagaaaaaaaaaatcgtgtaTGTAACATTATTTCTCTTGTATGGCCTCTGTTAGTCTTAAAGGGAAAACCAATATAACCCAGTAACGACTCCTAGAAGATAGAatataaattcataaatatttGACATGATTTATATTCCAATTTATCTAACAGTCCATCTAACTTAATCAAATCAATCAAACATCCCTaattcaaaaaccaaacaaaccccaGATCATATCAAAACCCAACACAGCATCTTTCATTAGAACAAACAAACACTCACCCTCCGTTCTCATCAAAAAGGAAAtgctcaaaatttgaaactttccGATGAAGCAAACAAAAAATCCGAACACCCAATTCGAAATCCAAATTGAGGAAAAgggaaaatcatgaaaaacaaacCTTTGGATCGTAGCTCACGGCGGCTCTGGTTTGTTTCCAAGCTCCAGCGAACTCTTCTTCTTCGAAATCGTTCTGCTCCGGCGATCTGTGTGGCGGTGGTGGAGGTTCAgtgtgaaggaagagaggaaacagAGGAATGGCGTGAACCAGCGATCTGTGTGGCGGTGGTGGAGGTTCGgcgtgaaggaagagaggaaggaGGCTGTGGAGGTTGTGAACCGATGAGTGTGCGAGCGTGCGAGCAGGTTGTGGAGGTTCGACGTGAAGAAGGTTTTTTCTGAGCTTGAAGGAGGCTGTGAAGGAAGCAATGTACTTAGTGCGTGCGTGCGTGTAGGGTTTTTTGTgggagagtttttatttttttttggctgtctGGAGCTTTTTTTGACGTGGCTTGCTCTCATTGGCGTGGCGTAAAACACTGGTTTTACGCCACGCCCGGACCGAATGTTTACTCTTTAgttaatatatgtttttttttggtttaaattcaatattttttcttttcggAAAATTATTGGATACTATGAGAGCAATGCTTCTCTCTCTTATGTAAGGGATGGACTCTTTCCTTTATCTGATTATGTCAGAACTCATTGACAAACCTCTTGGTTATTTCATTATACTGCCCAAAACAACTGAAATAATGTtttcaaacttgaaaatttgatttaaaatcacattttcatttatattttggagGTGTGTAATAGAATTTCACCATTCCATTTTATAT contains:
- the LOC126727947 gene encoding uncharacterized protein LOC126727947, which translates into the protein MGVGECFGSKEPEAELEELSVALALIVDIAPPIEFWLEHAAIGDCLDFLGVHFGFQKDNVRNQREHVVFLLVNSHSWFSIPSALNLTLTYIASFTASFKLRKNLLHVEPPQPARTLAHSSVHNLHSLLPLFLHAEPPPPPHRSLVHAIPLFPLFLHTEPPPPPHRSPEQNDFEEEEFAGAWKQTRAAVSYDPKVAECQRQILEAGEMVEEAKRSLGINVDGIEDGDAFLEKENEEIDRSGPPLELNTGSFLSHAFDGAVNVSENLFLFVFASVGL